Proteins encoded within one genomic window of Akkermansiaceae bacterium:
- a CDS encoding MBL fold metallo-hydrolase, producing the protein MTVEPISFDLLRVGHCTHPECVAMRGGRFKSIEFPALVGLMKHPSLGYVLYDTGYSRHFWEATRTFPECLYRMITPPALPPEEELIHQLEQRNIRPEQIGSIIISHFHADHVAGLRDFPKARFIATRDEFSEMRGKGRFARLRGAFLTKLLPDDFESRVSWAEDQAVVDPRLAGFNEAYDLAGDASLLGIPLPGHARSQLGLLFRSGEGRNFLIGDACWQMEALERRRLPSRVTKLLFADSRRYAETFFRLADLHRSDPSVTIIPSHCASTWKRHGNTRQVVHA; encoded by the coding sequence ATGACCGTAGAACCGATTTCCTTCGACCTGCTGAGGGTGGGGCACTGCACCCATCCGGAGTGCGTGGCGATGCGCGGTGGCCGTTTCAAGTCCATCGAGTTCCCCGCGCTCGTCGGACTGATGAAACATCCGTCGCTGGGTTACGTGCTTTATGATACCGGCTACTCCCGCCATTTCTGGGAGGCGACCCGCACCTTCCCGGAGTGCCTCTACCGGATGATCACGCCGCCTGCGCTACCACCGGAGGAGGAGCTGATCCACCAACTGGAGCAGCGGAACATCCGCCCGGAGCAGATCGGCTCCATCATCATCTCCCATTTCCATGCGGACCATGTCGCGGGGCTGCGGGATTTCCCGAAGGCGCGCTTCATCGCCACCCGTGACGAGTTCAGCGAGATGCGGGGGAAAGGTCGCTTCGCCCGGTTGCGCGGAGCGTTTCTCACGAAGCTGCTGCCGGATGACTTCGAAAGCCGCGTCTCATGGGCGGAGGACCAGGCGGTGGTGGATCCACGTCTGGCGGGCTTCAATGAGGCGTACGATCTCGCGGGCGATGCCAGCCTGCTGGGCATCCCGCTGCCCGGCCACGCGCGCTCGCAGCTCGGCCTGCTCTTCCGCTCCGGGGAGGGAAGGAATTTCCTCATCGGCGACGCCTGCTGGCAGATGGAGGCGCTGGAACGGCGGCGGCTGCCGTCCCGCGTGACGAAGCTGTTGTTCGCGGACAGCCGGCGCTACGCGGAGACGTTTTTCCGGCTGGCGGACCTTCACAGGTCGGATCCCTCCGTGACCATCATCCCATCCCACTGTGCCAGCACCTGGAAGCGGCATGGAAACACCCGGCAGGTGGTGCATGCCTGA
- a CDS encoding glutaminyl-peptide cyclotransferase: MRSLLKWSAAALVLAIAGCAKKDAVPETLSYEVVAVVPHDVDAYTQGLQLTGGRLLESTGHYSKSSVREVDRKTGAVLKRRSLPAEVFGEGMTLMNGELWVLTWKEKTAFVLDPATFRTLRTHTFEGEGWGLTTDGKHLIMSDGSDALKFRDPKDMAVKRTVTVTDQGRPVKLLNELEYINGSVFANVYMTNRIARIDPESGQVTGWLDLSALRSQLPTPNRAEVLNGVAHDEETGHLLVTGKYWPSMFEIKLKP, from the coding sequence ATGAGATCGCTTTTGAAATGGAGCGCGGCGGCGCTGGTGTTGGCCATCGCCGGATGCGCGAAGAAGGACGCCGTCCCGGAGACTCTGTCCTATGAAGTGGTGGCCGTGGTGCCACATGATGTGGATGCCTACACTCAGGGCCTGCAGCTCACCGGCGGCAGGTTGCTGGAAAGCACCGGCCATTATTCGAAATCCTCCGTGCGCGAGGTGGACCGGAAAACCGGAGCGGTGCTGAAACGCCGCAGCCTCCCGGCGGAAGTGTTCGGCGAAGGCATGACCCTGATGAACGGCGAGCTGTGGGTGCTCACGTGGAAGGAAAAGACCGCCTTTGTCCTGGATCCGGCGACTTTCCGTACCCTGCGCACCCATACCTTCGAAGGCGAGGGCTGGGGACTCACCACGGATGGGAAGCACCTCATCATGAGCGACGGCAGCGACGCGCTGAAGTTCCGCGACCCGAAGGACATGGCCGTGAAGAGAACCGTCACGGTGACGGATCAGGGCCGGCCCGTGAAGCTCCTGAACGAGCTGGAATACATCAACGGCTCCGTGTTCGCGAACGTCTACATGACCAACCGCATCGCGCGGATCGATCCGGAGAGCGGGCAGGTGACCGGCTGGCTGGACCTCTCCGCGCTCCGCTCCCAGCTTCCCACGCCCAACCGGGCGGAAGTGCTCAACGGTGTCGCCCATGATGAGGAGACCGGCCACCTGCTGGTGACGGGCAAGTACTGGCCGAGCATGTTCGAGATCAAGCTGAAGCCATGA
- the xseA gene encoding exodeoxyribonuclease VII large subunit — MDLFSKPRPEPKALSVTQLLRRMKNVLESGVGEVWVEGEISNFKKQASGHWYFSLKDDGAQIQCAMFGAKRKPGAEVMEDGVKIRAFAEATVYEARGTLQIIVQKVEKSGAGDLQARFEALKRKLADEGLFDAARKKPIPKFPRVVGIVTSDTGAAIRDILNVLGRRAPWVQPVLFPVRVQGRGAEREIAEAIRKMGEPEKYGYPRCDVLIVGRGGGSLEDLWNFNEEIVARAIAACPLSVISAVGHEIDFTIADFVADLRAPTPSAAAELAVPDGAELAMKLAQARRRLGRITAERLLSAERFLAGLKRGALRRDGESLLREPVMRLDGLRTRLRSAAVQGLRTAAMRYTEAKNTHRTIHPAKVLERRQEKLEMLRARLERLGGDGVAHHSRRLDVLRGLLRALGPESAFQRGFSITLDEHGGVIRSTKEVAPGSLLRTKLADGEVASRVEK; from the coding sequence GTGGATCTTTTCTCAAAACCCCGGCCGGAGCCGAAGGCGCTTTCCGTCACGCAGTTGCTGCGGCGGATGAAGAATGTCCTGGAGAGCGGCGTCGGCGAGGTGTGGGTGGAGGGGGAAATCTCGAACTTCAAGAAACAGGCGAGCGGGCATTGGTATTTCTCGCTGAAAGATGACGGCGCGCAGATCCAGTGCGCCATGTTCGGCGCGAAGCGGAAGCCGGGCGCGGAGGTGATGGAGGATGGGGTGAAGATCCGGGCTTTCGCGGAAGCCACCGTTTATGAAGCCCGCGGCACGCTCCAGATCATCGTCCAGAAAGTCGAGAAATCCGGAGCGGGTGACCTCCAGGCACGGTTCGAGGCATTGAAACGCAAACTGGCCGACGAGGGCCTTTTCGATGCCGCCCGGAAGAAGCCGATCCCGAAATTTCCCCGGGTGGTGGGGATCGTCACATCGGACACGGGCGCGGCGATCCGTGACATCCTGAACGTGTTGGGCCGGCGCGCGCCGTGGGTGCAGCCGGTTCTGTTCCCGGTGCGGGTGCAGGGGCGCGGGGCGGAGCGGGAAATCGCGGAGGCGATCAGGAAAATGGGTGAGCCGGAGAAATACGGCTACCCGCGCTGTGATGTGCTCATTGTCGGGCGCGGCGGCGGATCGCTCGAGGACCTGTGGAATTTCAACGAGGAGATCGTCGCCCGGGCGATCGCGGCCTGCCCGCTGTCGGTCATCTCCGCGGTGGGGCATGAGATTGATTTCACCATCGCGGACTTCGTGGCGGACCTGCGTGCGCCCACGCCCAGCGCGGCGGCGGAGCTGGCTGTGCCCGATGGCGCGGAACTGGCGATGAAGCTGGCGCAGGCGCGGCGCAGGCTCGGCCGGATCACGGCGGAGCGGCTGCTTTCCGCGGAGCGGTTCCTGGCGGGGTTGAAACGCGGCGCGCTGAGGCGGGATGGTGAGAGCCTGCTGCGGGAGCCGGTCATGCGGCTGGATGGTCTGCGGACCCGGCTGCGGTCGGCGGCGGTGCAGGGATTGAGGACCGCGGCCATGCGCTACACGGAGGCGAAGAACACCCACCGCACCATCCACCCGGCGAAGGTTCTGGAGCGCAGGCAGGAGAAGCTGGAAATGCTGCGTGCGAGGCTGGAGCGGCTGGGCGGGGACGGCGTCGCGCACCATTCGCGGCGTCTGGATGTCCTGCGTGGCCTGCTGCGCGCGCTGGGACCGGAGTCCGCCTTCCAGCGCGGATTCTCCATCACGCTGGATGAACATGGCGGGGTGATCCGTTCCACGAAGGAAGTGGCGCCCGGCAGCTTGCTGAGAACGAAACTGGCGGATGGCGAAGTGGCCAGCCGCGTGGAGAAATGA
- a CDS encoding ThuA domain-containing protein: MKMNLFSTTAFLSLATLSALHAESGPGWITYEPKGDIKQGKEVVLLAGDEEYRSEESLPMLAKILSERHGIKATVLFSYSGDGVIDPKAGGSLGKPEALDSADVVVLGLRFRHWPDDAMKKFEGAVNRGVGIVALRTSTHAFNFPKDSPWTTWSWNNQGGFGKKVLGETWVTHWGSHGKQATRGVVEVGAGKNPLLNGVSDVFGDTDVYEAYPPQDATILLRGLVLENMEKDGKPLEGEKARATDKQKQPINDPAMPVAWSREVKNEAGTTNKVMTTTMGSASDLVNEGLRRLVVNSVLWGLGESVPEKADVTIVGDFTPTKYSFDGFKKGVKAADLK, translated from the coding sequence ATGAAGATGAACCTTTTCTCCACGACCGCTTTCCTCTCCCTCGCCACGCTTTCCGCCCTCCATGCCGAGTCCGGCCCGGGCTGGATCACCTATGAACCGAAAGGCGACATCAAACAGGGCAAGGAAGTCGTCCTGCTCGCGGGTGATGAGGAATACCGCTCGGAGGAATCCCTGCCCATGCTGGCGAAGATCCTCAGCGAGCGCCACGGCATCAAAGCGACCGTCCTTTTTTCCTACAGCGGTGATGGTGTCATCGACCCGAAAGCGGGCGGCTCGCTCGGCAAGCCGGAGGCTCTGGACTCCGCGGACGTCGTCGTGCTCGGACTGCGTTTCCGCCACTGGCCGGATGATGCCATGAAGAAATTCGAAGGAGCGGTGAACCGCGGTGTCGGCATCGTCGCGCTGCGCACCAGCACCCATGCCTTCAACTTCCCGAAGGACAGCCCGTGGACCACGTGGTCCTGGAACAACCAGGGCGGATTCGGGAAAAAAGTGCTCGGTGAAACCTGGGTGACCCACTGGGGTTCCCATGGCAAGCAGGCCACCCGCGGCGTGGTCGAGGTCGGCGCGGGGAAGAACCCGCTGCTCAACGGAGTGTCCGATGTTTTCGGCGACACCGACGTCTATGAAGCCTACCCGCCGCAGGACGCCACCATCCTGCTCCGCGGTCTGGTGCTGGAGAACATGGAAAAGGACGGGAAGCCGCTGGAGGGTGAGAAAGCCCGCGCCACGGACAAGCAGAAGCAACCCATCAACGATCCGGCGATGCCCGTCGCCTGGAGCCGCGAGGTGAAGAACGAAGCCGGCACCACCAACAAGGTCATGACGACCACCATGGGTTCCGCCAGTGACCTGGTGAACGAAGGGCTCCGCCGCCTCGTCGTGAACTCCGTCCTCTGGGGCCTCGGTGAGTCCGTTCCGGAAAAGGCGGATGTCACCATCGTCGGTGATTTCACCCCGACCAAGTATTCCTTCGACGGATTCAAGAAAGGCGTGAAAGCCGCGGATCTGAAGTGA
- a CDS encoding family 10 glycosylhydrolase, giving the protein MFRLAAVFFLITAAFSSAQNYAPVDVKPPPFPREFRAAWIATVHNIDWPSAKGLSAGAQQAEMRNMLDRLASLKINAVIFQVRPQCDALYLSSIEPWSSFLTGKMGANPGYDPLAFTIREAHARGIEVHAWFNPFRALTSSSQAVSGNHVTRSAPHITKKFGSMVWCDPALPETRTRALNVIMDVVKRYDIDGVHLDDYFYPYPSGGLRFADGKSPAERRGYVDSFVNNLYAAVKRQKPWVRVGISPFGIWRPGVPEGIEAGIDSYEQLAGDSRKWLKNGWVDYLAPQLYWREQPRKQSFSHLLSWWRQQGSRPVWPGIATSRINSSEDPGRPASEITSQIDTSRRIGRNWNGHIHWSAKSLVKNQGGIATRLAGTYTQPAAVPPMPWINNKLPAAPGVASSVSGNGTFIRWVPANGTARVLVQTRSGGQWRVVGVFPAGHKGITTQRADVVAVTALDRYGNASAPKVLGL; this is encoded by the coding sequence ATGTTCCGTCTGGCAGCCGTATTTTTCCTCATCACCGCCGCTTTTTCCTCCGCCCAGAACTACGCCCCGGTGGATGTGAAGCCGCCGCCATTCCCCCGTGAGTTCCGAGCGGCGTGGATCGCCACGGTCCATAACATCGACTGGCCCAGCGCGAAGGGCCTGTCCGCGGGAGCGCAGCAGGCGGAGATGCGGAACATGCTGGACCGCCTCGCCAGCCTGAAGATCAACGCCGTGATCTTCCAGGTCCGGCCTCAGTGCGATGCCCTCTACCTTTCCAGCATCGAACCATGGTCGTCCTTCCTGACGGGAAAGATGGGCGCGAATCCCGGCTACGATCCGCTGGCATTCACCATCCGAGAGGCGCATGCGAGGGGTATCGAGGTGCATGCCTGGTTCAATCCGTTCCGCGCGCTGACCAGCTCCTCGCAGGCGGTGTCCGGCAACCACGTGACTCGTTCCGCGCCACACATCACGAAAAAATTCGGCTCCATGGTGTGGTGTGATCCGGCACTGCCGGAAACGCGGACCCGCGCGCTCAACGTGATCATGGATGTGGTGAAACGCTACGACATCGATGGCGTCCACCTGGACGACTACTTCTATCCCTACCCGTCCGGCGGCCTGCGCTTCGCCGATGGAAAGTCCCCGGCGGAACGGCGCGGCTACGTGGATTCGTTCGTGAACAACCTGTATGCGGCGGTGAAGCGGCAGAAGCCATGGGTGCGCGTGGGCATCAGTCCGTTCGGCATCTGGCGGCCCGGTGTGCCGGAAGGCATCGAGGCAGGGATTGATTCCTATGAGCAGCTCGCCGGTGACTCCCGGAAATGGCTGAAGAACGGCTGGGTGGACTACCTGGCACCGCAGCTCTACTGGCGGGAACAGCCGCGGAAGCAAAGTTTCTCCCACCTCCTTTCCTGGTGGCGGCAGCAGGGCAGCCGCCCGGTCTGGCCGGGCATCGCCACCTCCCGCATCAACTCATCGGAGGATCCGGGCCGCCCGGCATCGGAAATCACCAGCCAGATCGACACCAGCCGCCGCATCGGCCGGAACTGGAACGGCCACATCCACTGGAGCGCGAAGTCGCTGGTGAAGAACCAGGGCGGCATCGCCACACGGCTCGCCGGCACCTACACCCAGCCCGCCGCCGTGCCGCCGATGCCATGGATCAACAACAAGCTGCCCGCCGCGCCGGGCGTGGCCTCATCCGTGAGCGGAAATGGCACCTTCATCCGCTGGGTGCCGGCCAACGGCACGGCCCGGGTGCTGGTGCAGACGCGCAGTGGCGGCCAATGGCGCGTGGTGGGCGTCTTCCCCGCCGGCCACAAGGGCATCACCACCCAGCGGGCGGATGTCGTGGCGGTCACCGCGCTCGACCGTTACGGAAATGCCAGCGCGCCGAAGGTGCTGGGCCTGTGA
- a CDS encoding TonB-dependent receptor, with protein MSLNERDEALDTHFKALKVNLDPRWYGTFAEIGAGQEVVRWFFRVGGAAGTVAKSMSAYDMVVSDAIYGGSERYVSKGRVQAMLDLEFGLNLERLSEKRGDSTAFFAFADTVVARSFKGGNECHGWMGVKFQSRPNDEASQILIHVRMLDTEAALQQEALGVVGVNLLYGAFFLHHEPEKLVESLLDQLTTGRIEIDVIEFRGIEFRAVDNRLIALKLVQLGLSGAAMFDPSGQVLQPSEVLYKKAVLVERGSFRPPTNVNVDMLQCALEKFSKEPQVVGKTILPIYELTMRNLLAGGDDVDRRDFLARADLLAACGMTVLISDYFEYYRLAAYLAWRTKERIGIVMGVPSMVELFEEKYYTQLPGGILESFGRLFKNELKLYVYPLFDQMLGKLTTVEDLLVAPELRKLYGYLQDRGSFVALDNYNEAYLKIFSRDVLKKIASGDDEWESMVPVEVAAMIKRRGFFSYKP; from the coding sequence ATGAGTCTGAATGAACGGGATGAGGCGCTGGATACCCACTTCAAGGCGCTGAAGGTGAACCTGGACCCGCGCTGGTATGGAACCTTCGCGGAGATCGGTGCGGGGCAGGAGGTGGTGCGGTGGTTTTTCCGCGTGGGTGGCGCGGCAGGCACGGTGGCGAAGAGCATGTCCGCCTATGACATGGTGGTCAGCGACGCCATCTATGGCGGCAGCGAGCGCTATGTTTCCAAAGGCCGGGTGCAGGCGATGCTGGACCTGGAGTTCGGCCTGAACCTGGAGCGCCTGAGCGAGAAGCGCGGCGACTCCACCGCTTTCTTCGCCTTCGCGGACACGGTGGTGGCCCGCAGTTTCAAGGGCGGCAACGAATGCCACGGATGGATGGGCGTGAAGTTCCAGTCCCGCCCGAATGACGAGGCGAGCCAGATCCTGATCCACGTGCGGATGCTCGACACGGAGGCCGCGCTGCAACAGGAAGCCCTGGGCGTGGTGGGTGTGAACCTGCTCTACGGCGCGTTTTTCCTCCACCATGAGCCGGAGAAGCTGGTGGAAAGCCTGCTGGACCAACTGACCACGGGCCGGATCGAGATCGACGTCATCGAGTTCCGGGGCATCGAGTTCCGTGCGGTGGACAACCGGCTCATCGCGCTGAAGCTGGTGCAACTGGGACTCAGCGGCGCCGCCATGTTCGACCCCAGCGGCCAGGTGCTGCAACCGTCCGAGGTGCTCTACAAGAAGGCCGTGCTGGTGGAACGCGGCAGCTTCCGCCCGCCGACGAACGTGAATGTGGACATGCTGCAGTGTGCGCTGGAGAAGTTCAGCAAGGAACCGCAGGTGGTGGGAAAGACCATCCTGCCCATCTATGAGCTGACGATGCGCAACCTGCTGGCGGGCGGGGATGACGTGGACCGCCGGGATTTCCTCGCACGGGCCGACCTGCTGGCCGCCTGCGGGATGACGGTGCTCATTTCCGACTATTTCGAATACTACCGTCTCGCCGCCTATCTGGCGTGGCGGACGAAGGAACGCATCGGCATCGTGATGGGGGTGCCCAGCATGGTGGAGCTGTTCGAGGAGAAATACTATACGCAGCTCCCCGGCGGCATCCTGGAATCGTTCGGCAGGTTGTTCAAAAACGAGCTGAAGCTCTACGTCTATCCCTTGTTCGACCAGATGCTGGGCAAGCTGACCACCGTGGAGGATCTGCTGGTGGCTCCGGAACTGCGGAAACTCTACGGCTACCTCCAGGACCGCGGGAGCTTCGTGGCGCTGGACAACTACAATGAGGCGTATCTGAAAATCTTCTCCCGCGACGTGCTGAAGAAAATCGCCAGCGGGGATGACGAGTGGGAAAGCATGGTCCCGGTGGAGGTGGCCGCGATGATCAAGCGGCGCGGATTCTTCAGTTACAAGCCTTGA
- a CDS encoding PmoA family protein: MKPVFPALPALALVLSVQPVYAHKLEIDTGDFARRASIVTLHRPAASAGGTGGVLQSDDGRIRLPYQSGSDGKITFILPALGAHQKLELSMVEGENFPNKAVAAKEDDRIQLSVRGKNVAAYQTTARTSPRENLDPKFLRGGYLHPLRTPSGKIVTDDYALNHLHHHGIWTAWTKTRFDGREPDFWNMGQGKGKVDFVSLGKSWSGPVETGLTALQKFTDLTSGPPVDVLDETWTVRTYDTGATYHIIDLDSIQTTTGDKPLDLPIYHYGGIGIRGLEGWNGKDAARFVTSANITDRNKANSQPAHWIAMSGEAAEGGTAGLAILSHPDNFRAPQPVRIHPNEPFISFAPQTKEGMSIKPGESYHSRYRFIIFDGEADAELIERLWQDYAHPVTATWKK; encoded by the coding sequence ATGAAACCCGTGTTCCCCGCCCTTCCCGCTCTCGCGCTGGTGCTCTCCGTGCAACCGGTGTACGCCCATAAACTGGAGATCGATACCGGGGATTTCGCCCGCAGGGCAAGTATCGTGACGCTGCACCGGCCAGCCGCTTCCGCCGGAGGGACCGGTGGTGTGCTACAGTCGGATGATGGAAGAATCCGGCTCCCTTACCAGTCCGGGAGTGACGGAAAAATCACGTTCATACTACCTGCATTGGGGGCTCACCAGAAGCTGGAATTGTCCATGGTGGAGGGGGAAAACTTCCCAAACAAAGCGGTGGCAGCAAAGGAGGATGACCGCATCCAGCTCAGCGTCCGGGGAAAGAATGTGGCCGCCTACCAGACCACCGCCCGCACATCCCCACGGGAGAATCTCGATCCCAAGTTCCTGCGAGGCGGCTATCTCCACCCGCTGAGGACTCCTTCCGGAAAGATCGTCACGGATGACTACGCGCTCAACCACCTCCACCACCACGGGATCTGGACCGCGTGGACGAAGACCCGCTTCGATGGACGGGAGCCGGATTTCTGGAACATGGGACAAGGCAAGGGAAAGGTCGATTTCGTCTCACTCGGCAAGAGCTGGAGCGGTCCGGTCGAGACGGGTCTGACCGCCCTCCAGAAGTTCACCGATCTCACCAGCGGCCCGCCGGTCGATGTGCTGGATGAAACATGGACCGTCAGGACCTACGACACCGGAGCCACCTACCACATCATCGACCTGGACAGCATCCAGACCACCACCGGGGACAAGCCGCTGGACCTTCCCATCTACCACTACGGCGGCATCGGCATCCGCGGACTGGAAGGATGGAACGGAAAGGATGCCGCACGCTTTGTCACCTCCGCGAACATCACCGACCGCAACAAGGCCAACAGCCAGCCCGCCCACTGGATCGCCATGAGCGGAGAGGCTGCGGAAGGAGGAACCGCCGGCCTCGCCATCCTCTCCCATCCGGACAACTTCCGCGCACCACAGCCGGTCCGCATCCATCCGAACGAGCCGTTCATCAGCTTCGCGCCGCAGACGAAAGAAGGCATGTCCATCAAGCCGGGTGAATCCTACCACTCCCGCTACCGTTTCATCATCTTCGACGGGGAGGCTGACGCGGAACTGATCGAACGGCTCTGGCAGGACTACGCCCATCCCGTCACCGCGACGTGGAAGAAGTAG
- a CDS encoding glycoside hydrolase family 57 protein: MPDVCLYFQVHQPNRLVPYDFFRIGEHALYEDDGLNASILNKVAEKCYLPANRMFKRLIEESEGRFRMAMSISGTVIEQLEQYRPDVLESFQELVATGGVEILAETYYHSLAFVHSNREFERQVEMHLDKIGDVFAVRPRVFRNTELIYNNAIAAKVETMGFDGVIAEGVEWTLNGQSPNFLYRAPTTARVKTLLRNTGLSDDLGFRFSDKSWKDYPLTPEKFAQWVMESPGDVVNLFLDYESIGEHQWEETGIFDFWEKLPEAVIEAGAQFVTPMEAVEFYRASREYDCHFITSWADAERDLSAWMGNILQQEAIAKVHRLEQEILAVKDPDLTHTWAKMQTSDHFYWMSTKGGTDGNVHSYFSPYAGPYDGYIYFMNVLADLQIRLRRAQEKMGMRSIPKPL, translated from the coding sequence ATGCCTGACGTCTGCCTCTATTTCCAAGTCCACCAGCCGAACCGGCTGGTGCCGTACGATTTTTTCCGCATCGGGGAACACGCGCTGTATGAGGATGACGGGCTGAACGCCTCCATCCTGAACAAGGTCGCGGAGAAGTGCTATCTCCCGGCGAACCGCATGTTCAAAAGGCTGATCGAGGAAAGCGAAGGACGCTTCCGCATGGCCATGTCGATCAGCGGAACGGTCATCGAGCAGTTGGAGCAGTACCGGCCGGATGTCCTGGAGTCGTTCCAGGAACTGGTGGCGACGGGCGGGGTGGAGATCCTTGCGGAGACGTATTACCACTCGCTCGCTTTCGTGCATTCGAACAGGGAGTTCGAGCGGCAGGTGGAGATGCACCTGGACAAGATTGGTGACGTGTTCGCGGTGAGGCCGCGGGTTTTCCGGAACACGGAGCTGATCTACAACAACGCCATCGCCGCGAAGGTGGAGACCATGGGCTTCGACGGCGTGATCGCGGAAGGCGTGGAGTGGACGCTCAACGGGCAGTCGCCGAATTTCCTCTACCGCGCGCCCACCACGGCGCGGGTGAAGACGCTGCTCCGCAACACGGGGCTTTCGGACGATCTTGGCTTCCGTTTTTCCGACAAGAGCTGGAAGGACTATCCGCTGACTCCGGAGAAGTTCGCGCAGTGGGTGATGGAATCGCCGGGGGATGTGGTGAACCTGTTCCTGGACTACGAGTCGATCGGCGAGCATCAGTGGGAGGAGACGGGTATCTTCGACTTCTGGGAGAAGCTGCCGGAGGCGGTCATCGAGGCGGGCGCGCAGTTCGTGACGCCGATGGAAGCGGTGGAGTTCTACCGCGCGTCGCGTGAGTATGACTGCCACTTCATCACCTCATGGGCGGATGCCGAACGGGATCTCTCCGCCTGGATGGGTAACATCCTGCAGCAGGAGGCCATCGCGAAGGTGCACCGTCTGGAGCAGGAGATCCTGGCGGTGAAGGATCCGGACCTCACCCATACCTGGGCGAAGATGCAGACGTCCGACCACTTCTACTGGATGTCCACGAAGGGCGGCACGGACGGGAATGTGCATTCGTATTTCAGCCCGTATGCGGGGCCATACGATGGCTACATCTACTTCATGAACGTGCTGGCGGACCTCCAGATCCGCCTGCGGCGGGCGCAGGAGAAGATGGGCATGCGGTCGATCCCGAAGCCGCTGTGA
- a CDS encoding glycosyltransferase, with the protein MKRLRVLKLGWEFPPLINGGLGVACLGLSKALSKHVDLTVIVPKAAPDASFDGFDLRGLNQLSIDQLKTVEGKYRYESFAQVRNVPIFLDPYSTEEQTTAVLDRTPEGEITFSETTRHQLDSFKLGELYGPDLGNKVVEFSKVAAKLALLEDFDVIHAHDWMTFLAGVEVKKATGKPLVVHLHASQYDRAGADARGWIYDIEKYGMEQADRVIPVSGYTGDIVVGHYGIDPAKVRPVHNGADPVDVFVTKKKFPEKLVLFLGRLTAQKGPEFFLEIATKVLEKNRDVRFVVAGTGEKLRPLIETGAFRGLGGHFHFTGFLNKEKVNDLLSMTDVYCMPSVSEPFGLSALEAAQFGIPAVISKQSGVAEVLQGALVADFWDVELMAKHINDLLTDDEMRERVVEQAKQDIAASTWDAAASKVVDIYREVTT; encoded by the coding sequence ATGAAGCGTTTGCGTGTCCTCAAACTCGGCTGGGAATTTCCACCTCTGATCAACGGCGGCCTCGGGGTTGCCTGCCTGGGTTTATCCAAGGCGCTTTCGAAGCACGTTGATCTGACGGTGATCGTGCCGAAGGCCGCTCCGGACGCCTCCTTCGACGGTTTCGATCTGCGGGGTCTGAACCAGCTTTCGATCGACCAGCTCAAGACGGTGGAGGGGAAATACCGCTACGAGAGCTTCGCCCAGGTGCGCAATGTGCCGATCTTCCTGGACCCCTACTCGACGGAGGAACAGACGACTGCGGTGCTCGACCGCACGCCGGAAGGGGAGATCACGTTTTCAGAGACCACGCGTCATCAGCTCGACTCATTCAAGCTCGGTGAGCTGTATGGGCCGGACCTGGGCAACAAGGTGGTGGAGTTCTCCAAGGTGGCGGCGAAGCTCGCGCTGCTGGAGGACTTCGACGTCATCCACGCGCATGACTGGATGACCTTCCTGGCCGGGGTGGAGGTGAAGAAGGCCACCGGAAAGCCGCTGGTGGTGCATCTCCACGCGTCCCAGTACGACCGCGCCGGTGCGGATGCGCGCGGGTGGATCTACGACATCGAGAAATACGGGATGGAGCAGGCGGACCGCGTCATCCCCGTGAGCGGATATACGGGAGACATCGTAGTCGGGCACTATGGCATCGATCCGGCGAAGGTCCGGCCGGTCCATAACGGGGCGGATCCGGTGGATGTCTTCGTCACGAAGAAAAAGTTCCCGGAGAAGCTGGTCCTGTTCCTGGGGCGGCTGACGGCGCAGAAGGGACCGGAGTTCTTCCTGGAGATCGCGACGAAGGTGCTGGAGAAAAACCGGGACGTCCGCTTCGTGGTCGCGGGCACGGGGGAGAAGCTCAGGCCGCTGATCGAGACCGGCGCGTTCCGCGGTCTCGGCGGGCATTTCCATTTCACCGGATTCCTGAACAAGGAGAAGGTCAACGACCTGTTGTCCATGACGGATGTCTATTGCATGCCGTCCGTGTCGGAGCCGTTCGGGCTGTCCGCGCTGGAGGCCGCGCAGTTCGGCATCCCGGCGGTGATCTCGAAGCAATCCGGCGTCGCGGAGGTGCTCCAGGGCGCGTTGGTGGCTGACTTCTGGGATGTGGAGCTGATGGCGAAACACATCAACGACCTCCTCACCGACGATGAAATGAGGGAGCGCGTGGTGGAGCAGGCAAAGCAGGACATCGCCGCCTCCACGTGGGACGCCGCCGCCTCGAAGGTGGTCGATATTTACCGTGAGGTGACGACGTAA